Proteins encoded within one genomic window of Tamandua tetradactyla isolate mTamTet1 chromosome 11, mTamTet1.pri, whole genome shotgun sequence:
- the INKA2 gene encoding PAK4-inhibitor INKA2, producing MDCYLRRLKQELVSMKEVGDGLQDQMNCMMGALQELKLLQVQTALEQLELSGGGPAPGCPESPRTQPKPPPQWEDGRDPARPIACSPSNPPSLGSSTKFPYHRSVWGTDLAPLPSVQLPEHHSCAQQGPEQVKPDDWTSTLMSRGRNRQPLVLGDNVFADLVGNWLDLPELEKGGEKGETGETSEPKGEKGQPRELGRKFALTANIFRKFLRSVRPDRDRLLKEKPGWVTPLASEPRAGRSQKVKKQSHSKGPGHFPFLGPGEPRGGENSSTSCPKALEPSPSGFDINTAVWV from the exons ATGGACTGCTATTTGCGTCGTCTCAAGCAGGAGCTG GTATCCATGAAGGAGGTGGGCGATGGCTTGCAAGATCAGATGAACTGCATGATGGGGGCGCTGCAAGAACTGAAGCTTCTACAGGTGCAGACAGCACTGGAACAGCTGGAGCTCTCTGGAGGGGGTCCTGCCCCAGGCTGCCCTGAAAGCCCCCGGACACAGCCCAAGCCACCCCCTCAGTGGGAGGATGGCAGGGACCCCGCCAGGCCGATAGCCTGCTCGCCCTCCAACCCACCTTCTCTTGGCAGCAGCACCAAGTTTCCATACCATAGGAGCGTCTGGGGGACAGATCTGGCCCCCCTGCCCAGTGTACAGCTGCCGGAGCACCACAGCTGTGCCCAGCAGGGGCCAGAACAGGTGAAACCGGACGACTGGACCTCCACGTTGATGTCCCGGGGCCGGAATCGACAGCCTCTGGTGTTAGGGGACAACGTCTTTGCGGATCTGGTGGGCAACTGGCTGGACCTGCCAGAACTGGAGAAGGGTGGGGAGAAGGGTGAGACTGGGGAGACAAGTGAGCCCaaaggagagaagggccagcccCGGGAGCTGGGCCGCAAGTTTGCCCTGACAGCAAACATCTTTAGGAAGTTCTTGCGTAGTGTGCGGCCAGACCGTGACCGGCTGctgaaggagaagccaggctgggTGACACCTCTGGCTTCTGAGCCCCGAGCCGGACGCTCCCAGAAGGTCAAGAAGCAGAGCCATTCCAAGGGCCCTGGACATTTCCCCTTTCTGGGCCCCGGGGAGCCCAGGGGAGGGGAAAATTCCTCCACAAGTTGCCCCAAGGCTCTGGAACCTTCACCCTCTGGCTTTGATATTAACACAGCTGTTTGGGTCTGA